The proteins below come from a single Argentina anserina chromosome 1, drPotAnse1.1, whole genome shotgun sequence genomic window:
- the LOC126787916 gene encoding heavy metal-associated isoprenylated plant protein 23 — protein MGVGGTLEYLTDLMGSGGHKHKKKKQLQTVELKVRMDCDGCELKVKKALSSLSGVKSVEINRKQQKVSVTGYVEPNKVLKKAKSTGKRVEIWPYVPYNLVAQPYMAQAYDKKAPPGYVRKVENTGTTGTMTRYEDPYTAMFSDENPNACSIM, from the exons ACTGATCTAATGGGCAGTGGTGGCCATaaacacaagaagaagaagcaattACAGACTGTGGAGCTCAAAGTCAGAATGGACTGTGATGGTTGTGAGCTTAAGGTCAAGAAGGCTCTCTCTTCTTTAAGTG GAGTTAAATCTGTGGAGATTAACAGAAAGCAACAGAAGGTGAGTGTTACTGGGTATGTTGAACCCAACAAGGTGCTGAAGAAGGCAAAGTCTACAGGGAAGAGGGTAGAGATATGGCCTTATGTGCCTTACAATCTAGTGGCTCAGCCCTACATGGCTCAAGCTTATGACAAGAAGGCACCTCCTGGTTATGTCAGGAAAGTGGAGAACACCGGAACAACTGGCACCATGACACGATATGAAGACCCCTACACAGCCATGTTCAGTGATGAAAACCCCAATGCCTGCTCTATCATGTAG